The Mustelus asterias chromosome 18, sMusAst1.hap1.1, whole genome shotgun sequence genome has a window encoding:
- the inf2 gene encoding inverted formin-2 codes for MASKTNARKRWTLLIDKIKAATNNPEDDLECDDPQFCIHLLKNPILRNYNKLKKYLIGSSNTWMVTFLELSGLDMMLEALDKLSGRGVPSIHDALLQLTCINCVRAVMNSQNGIDHIANDDNQIRKLLQALNSPVILVKKQVFDLLAALCMYSTGGHVQVSQALRHYKSAEKYQYGFNVIMHELRTDNVPYQVTLLSVINAVILGTENLHSRARFRNEFIGLHLLDVLPILK; via the exons ATGGCTAGTAAAACCAATGCGCGGAAGAGATGGACTTTGCTCATCGACAAGATAAAAGCAGCTACAAACAATCCAGAAGATGACTTAGAATGTGACGATCCTCAATTCTGCATCCACTTGCTAAAGAACCCCATTCTTAGAAACTACAATAAGCTGAAAAAGTACCTGATAGGCAGCAGTAACACGTGGATGGTAACATTtctggagctgagtggccttGACATGATGCTGGAAGCCTTGGATAAGTTGTCGGGCAGAGGGGTGCCGAGCATTCATGATGCCCTCCTACAGCTCACTTGTATTAACTGCGTAAGAGCTGTGATGAATTCCCAAAATGGAATTGACCATATTGCGAATGATGACAACCAGATTAGAAAACTCCTACAAG CTCTAAACTCACCTGTCATCCTGGTGAAGAAACAAGTGTTTGACTTGCTGGCAGCGCTCTGCATGTACTCAACAGGGGGGCACGTTCAGGTTTCACAAGCATTACGACACTACAAG AGTGCTGAGAAGTATCAATATGGATTTAATGTCATTATGCACGAACTCCGAACAGATAATGTTCCTTACCAGGTAACACTACTCAGTGTTATCAATGCTGTTATCCTGGGGACTGAAAACTTGCACTCACGGGCACGGTTCAGGAACGAATTCATTG GCCTTCACTTGCTGGATGTGCTGCCAATTCTGAAGTAA